The DNA sequence GGAAGCAAAGACGCCGAAACCGATGGAGAGCGCCATCATCGTTTTCATTCGGCAGGCGAATTGATAGGCGGAAGCGGCGGGAATAATGACCATTGCAAAAACCAAAAGGGCGCCCACAGCTTTGAAAGAAATGACGATGGTCAGAGAAATCAGAGTCAGCAAGAGGAAGAAAAACCGCCGGGCCGGGATTCCCGACGCTTCCGCCATATCCTGATCAAAAGTAATAAAATGGAATTCTTTATAAAACAGGAAAATAAGGAATAAAACGACCCCTCCCAAACCCAGCATAATTTCCAAATCGGCGGGGGTTACGGAAAGAATGCTTCCAAATAAATAGCCGTAAACCTCGGCATTATAAACCTTCATCAAACCGATAAATAAAATAGCAAGCGCCATCGTTAAAGTATAAAAAATTCCGGTTGAAACGTCGAGTTCTGATTTTCCTTTTTCGTAAAGGGCGCCTATCGTCCAAACTGTCCCCAGTCCAAAAACGATGGCCAGAACAAACGGATTAAACTGGATTAAATACCCCAGTGTGACTCCGGCGAATGCGGCGTGAGAAGTTCCAGCTCCGATAAAAGAAAGACCTTTCAAAATGACAAATACGCCGATAATGGAACAGAGCGTTCCAATTAAAATCGAAGAGAGGAGCGCTCTCTGCATAAACCCGTAGTGAAGAAATTCAGCCATGATGGTCCTCCATGATCACATACGCCCCCCGCTCTCGCTCAAGAATCATGACCTCTTTGCCGTAAACTTTTGCCAGGGTTTCGTTCACCAGGACCTCTTTTGGTTTTCCGACGGCGATCAAACTCTTGTTTAAAAGGACCAGGCGGTCGATATAAGGACTAATCGTATTAATTTCATGGGTCACAAAAATAATGGTCAAATGAAGTTCTTTATGCAGTTTTCGGATCAGTTCAATGATGGTGTGGGAAGTCGGAGAATCGATCCCGGTGGTCGGTTCATCCAAAAGAAGAATCTGAGGAAGCTGAGCCAGGGCCCTGGCGATAAACACCCTTCTCTGCTGTCCGCCGGAAAGGTTTCCCAAAGGAGTGTTTCTAAATGAGGCCATGGAAACATTTTCAAGGGATTTCATGACAATTTCGTTATCTTTTTCTCCCGGGCGCTTAAAAAGTCCCAAGGAACTATAACGTCCCATTAAGACTGTTTCAAACACCGTGATCGGAAAATGAGGGTCGACGTTGTCTTTTTGGGGGACATAGCCGATCTTGGCCCTGTGACGACACTGAAGTTTCTCGCAATCGCAATCCAGAATGTGAAGACGGCCTGATTGGGGTAATATCAGGCCTAAAATTGCCCGTAAGAAAGTGGTTTTTCCGGAGCCATTGGGTCCGATGACGCCTATAAACTCTCCCTCCCTGATTTCCAGAGAAAGGTCTTTTAACGCGGGTGTTGTCGTGGAGTACCCAAAAGTGGCATTCTCAAAATGAATCAGCGCGGAGTTTGGCTGGGTTCGGGTTGTTTCGATATTCATATTAATGTTGGATCGCCTCTATCATTTGACGAACATTGTATTCAATCAGGGAGAGGTAGGTTTCGGTTCCAGGAATTGCTCCGGTCAACGGGGAAAGGACAATCAGTTTGGCTCCGGTTTCAGCAGCCAGGATCTGGGGAATTTTAGGGCTAAGCTGCGGTTCTGAGATAATCACCCTGATATTATTTTTCCTGATCAGGTTAATGAGGTCTTTAACCTGTTTGGCCGATGGCTCGCTCCCGATCTGGGTCATGATGTTTCCCGCCACTCTGAAGCCAAAACGTCTCGTGAAATAAGGCCAGGCGGAATGCTGTGTGACGATGGTTTTATTTTTTAAAACTTTTAACTCGTTTAATAAAGAAGTTTCCATTCCGTCGAGTTTCATAAGATAGATTCCCTGATTCTTCAGGTAAAAATCTTTTCCGGCAGGGTCTTTCTTGATCAGACCCTCCGTGATTTTTCTGACCATATTCTTGGCATTTTCCGGATCAAGCCAGATGTGCGGGTTTCCCGCTTCGTTATGGCGGGCATCGTCTGATTCGATATGTTTTTCTTCTTCCCGGATCAGTGGAATTCCGTCAGAAGTGGTTAACACCAGCAAGCCGGGATTTTCCGCGTTTGAGATCAATCCCTGAACCCAGACCTCGAGGCCCAATCCGATTTGGACTAGAATCTGGGCTTTTTTAATTGCGAGGATATCACTCGGTTTCGGCGTGTAGGTATGTTCACTCTCCATTCCAGTGAGGAGACTGGAAACCGATACCCGGGTTTGTCCTATCTGTTCGACAAAATCTTTCAGAACCGAAAGAGTCGTAACGACATTTATTTTTGCTTCATCGGCCCGGGCCGCAAAAGGGACTGCCCAGGGAAAAATCAAAACCACAAAAATAACGATGCTTAAAACCGAAAACCTCTTTCTCAGGACAATTTTTCCCGGGCCGGGTCTTTTAGAGATCATCTTATTCCTCACCCTGATGATGTTCGCTTTCCTTAAATTGGGAATCTGTTGATTTTTTTCTTCTGCCTTCAATTAAAAGGGTTATTTCTCCTTTAACGGCCCATTTTTTTTTAACAATGCCGGATAATGTGCCATAAATAAACTCCTCAAATTTTTTTGTCAATTCCCTGGCAATGACCACCCGGCGTTCGCCGAAAACAGAATAAAACTCTTCTAGAATTTTTAAAATCCGGTGCGGGGTTTCAAAAAAGATTAAGGTTTTCTTTTCGTCTTTTAATTCATCGATGACCCGGAGTCTGGCCGTTTTTTTTTTAGGCAGAAACCCGTTGAAGATAAAGGCATCGGTAGGAAGGCCTGATCCGGATAAGGCCGTTAAGAGGGCGGACGGCCCAGGTAAAGGGATGACCCTTATTCCGTGGTCGATGGCCTGATTGATTAACAAATAGCCGGGATCTGAAATCGTCGGGGTGCCGGCATCGCACACCAATCCAACGTTTCGGCCTTCTTTTAAAAATTGAAGCAGAATGGGGGCCTTTTCTTCTTTATTAAAGTCATGATAACTGGTTAAAACTTTTGAAATTTCAAAATGCGAAAGAAGCTTTTGCGTGTGCCTCGTATCTTCAGAGGCGAGGACATCCACTTCTTTTAAGATGCGTAAAGCTCTTAAAGTCATGTCCTCTAAATTCCCGATAGGGGTTGGAATAATATATAAAACGCCCTGGCTCATTTGAGACGGTAGTATACACGATGCCGACTGTAATTTAAATGGCTAACTCATCTTTTGGCCGGAATGGCATCTTCCGCAGTCATACAGAGGGAAAGCGACTTTCCCATGGCATCTTCCGCAGAACTCTCCTTGAAAGATCCTCTGCATGGAAACAGGGTTTGCGCCTGCTTTCGGCATAAAGATGGCCGGGTGGCAGTTAATGCAGTCGAGCCACTGGGTGTGCGGAAAATGGGGAAAGACGACGTCTTTGAGAGGATATCGTTTGTCGATTTTAAAAACAATGTTGAGGTCATACGGTTTTGAAATCGGCTGAGAAGGGTCCAGCGAGTCTTTAGGGTGAATAGGACCCTGTTGAAGCGCCTTCACCCAATCAATGTAACCGGCTGGCGTGTTAGGAAGATATTCCAAGGCAATGGATTGGGCCGGTTGGTCGTTTGGGAAAACCGGGTTGAACGGAGGGATGGCACACCCCCCGATGATCATAAACATTAAAATAAAACGCGTTATTGAACTCATCACGTCATTTCACGGCGAATACTTCTTAATATGAATTTGATAAAGGTCGTCTTGATTGTTTTCTTTCCACGCCAGATAAATTTCCTGATCTCCTGAAAAAAGGAAAGGACTTAAACCGACCCGGTCGGCGTCGGCATTAATGGGCGCCATCACTTTTGTTGTCCCTGCCGGGAAGATGGATTGCGCGACGATCTTCGGATGCCCCTGGGGATCCCGTTCTTCCCAGGCCAGCATTAATCCGCGGCGATTCGAAGCGAGTGTGGGATTAAAAACCTTTGCCCCGCGGTCAATTATTTCTTCCGGGTCATTTTTCCATCCTTCAGGGGCCAGATGTCGAAGTTGAAGTTTAAAATCTCCTTCCCGGTTTTTTTCTTGAAAGATCAGGTAAAGGGCGCCGTTAAATAAGGTCATGGAAGGATTAAAAGCCTGCATTTGGACGTCTTTATTTAAAGATTTTTTCTGAAAAAACCATTTCCCATCCTCTAAAGCCGCATGATAAATCTGAAAAACTCTTGTTCCATCCGCCTCAGGCCAGACCAAATGACCTTTCCGACCTTCGAAAATAAAACCGGGCGCCATGGTTGTATGCTGGTTTTCCAGGCCAAATCCAGGTCCTTCGGAGATCCAGGATTTTCCTTCCCAACGTTTAATATAGAGTCTGGACCATTCTTTTTCCCCCAATTCATTCCAGGCGATATACGGCGTATCATTTGAGAAGGCCAGCACCGGGTTCCGGGCCTCCTTTCCCGAATCGACATTCAGAGAATCGCCGAGCGAAATCCATTCCGAGCCGTTCCATTCCCTTACATAAAGCTGAGACACCTGATTTCCATTTTTTTCCGTCCAGGCGAGAAAGAGGGATTTTTCATTGGAAGCCAGAAAAGGTGTGGAAGCCGGAGAAAATCGGTCTTTATTCTGACCCTTTCCAAACGCCTCCCACGTTTTTTGATTCCGGTTTAGTTTTTTAATATAAATTTGCTGAATGCCATGGGCATCCGGTTGGGTCCATGAGGCATAAAGCCCTCCCCTCCAAAAGGCGAGAGTAGGGGAAAGGGAATGCCGGCTGGAAAGCGTGTCCGGCATCGGAATGGTTTCGGGATTTAAACGATCGGAAAGGGAAACCCACCCCTCGCCATTGGCAGAAAACGAAAGAAAAGGGAGCAAAGTTAGAGTGAATAAAAAATTCCTGAACTTTTTCAACATTTCAAACGATTTCTCCCGGACCGCCGCGAAAAGGGAAAAAGGGGGCAGAACTACGACTTGGGTTTGGAATGACATCGACTACAATCACTCAGGGGAAAAGAGACTTTTCCATGGCATCGCCCGCAAAATTCCCCTTGAACTATTTTTTCCATGGTAACCGGATTTGAACCTGCCTGCATTTTAAAGATGCCGGGGTGGCAATTTCTGCAGTCGAGCCATTCCGTATGGGGAAGATGGGGATAAACCACATCGGGGATGTCCCCTTTTGCCTTAAAGATGATATTAAAATCAAGCGGAGGCATGGTTGGAATATTGGGGTCTCCGGTCAGATTTTCCTTGGGGTGGATGATCCCTTGTCGAAGGGCCTGAACCCAATCGACATAGCCCTGTTTGGCCTTGGGCAAATAATCAAACGCCAGAGGATGAGCTTCCTCAGACAAAGGTTCGGATCCCAGTGCAGATTTTTCAACGGGATTAGAAGAACTTTCCGTTCCGGTGACCTTTGAAATTTCGGAGTGTGCGCAGGAAGCCATCCCTATAAAAAGAGCCAGTGAAAAAACGGTTTTAAAAAAAAATTTATCCAAATTTACTTTTCTTTTCCAAGCACGGTGATAAGCCCGGTCATTTTATTATGAATAAAACAAAAAAACGGATAATCACCCGGTTCTTTAAAGGTATGGGAATAAAGGGTTCCGGGGTGGAAGTTATCCGCGAAGATTTCAAGGTCTTCAGTCGGTCCAGATCCTGGTACCGACGCGAGCACATGCTGGCGTTCATCGTTATTGTGCCAAACGATCGTATCTCCGACTTTTATGGTTAGTTTATCCGGAACAAATTTATAGCTATTTAAAAGAACCTGGATGTCGTATGTCTGAGGCTCTTCACCGTAAACGGTTAAAGGACTAAAGAATAAACCCAAAAGTATGAAAATAGTCAAGATCATGGCAGGCTTTTCTTATTATCCTGAAACTGGGAGAAAATGGCAAGCGTTACACCATTCACGCAGAACGCTATTTCGGAGGAGCGATAGAGGGTGGACAACCGACGCCCTTATTTCCACAAAGCTCCATGCTGACATCGCCGAAACCTGGAATAACGGTGCCTTCAAACTTATCTCCTTCTTTGGGAATCACATGACACCGGAGACAATCGCTTAAAGGAAAAGCTACGCGGTTATGACAGCGCCCGCAGTATTCTCCCGATGCGATTTTCGGCATTGTCATATTCTTGTTGGTTTCCGCATGGTTCATCAGAAAAATAGCAGGATGACAATTGGTGCAGGATAACCACATGGTGTGAATTTTGTGAGGAAAAGCGACATTGGGCATGAAATTACTTTTGGTCGGAATATCAAAAGTTAAATCGAAAGGAGGCATGTCGGCTTCTTCAGGGTTTAACGATGGTTTTGGGGTGATTTTTCCCTGTCTTAAGGTATCTGCCCAATTGACTAAACCATATTGATCTTTGGGGAGGTCAGAAACTTCCAGCGCCAGGGGATGTTTGGCTAATCCTGATTTATAAGCATCTCCGGCAAAACCGGTAGGGTCTCCCTTTCCAGCCATGACCCCCCTTCCGCTTAAATAAATAGCCTCAGAGGGGGGGATTTTCGAAACTTCTTCTTTGGTTAAAGGGCGTTCATCAGGGCCCGGAGGAAGGGTAATGTGAGAAAGATCGACTTCATTTCCCCCTGATAAAGGTTTTTCAGGGGCCGGTTTGACAGGTTCTGGCTTGCTTTCGGCTTTCGTTTCAGCCGGAGCGGTGGGCGCAGGGGCTGGCTCTGGCTCCGCAACAGGGGTAGTCGGCGCCGGAGTAGCCGTCGCAACGGGTGAAAGAGAACCCTCTTGCGGGGAGGCCTTAGTCTCAACCTTGGTTTCATCGGAGATTCGGGCAGGAGAACCTGAATCCGAGACCTGACTCGTATGAAACCACGAGCACGAATAAAGAAAGAAAACCCCTGTACCAATCAATAAAAGCTTCGAAAACTTCAATTTATTCATCATAGGACATCATCCTGACGTTTATCCAAAATGGAATGAAAATGATGATCGTTAGACTATTTGACAAACCCTCTCGCCTTTGGAATGGAAATGTCACTCTTTCCAGAATGGCAGCGGTCGCAATAAATGGGCGGCCAGGCGATTCTTCCGTTATGACATTTGCCACAAAAATTCCCTTTGACGATTTTGACCATGGTAATGTCATTTGCGCCCTGTTTCATTTCAAAAATATTGGGATGACAAACTTTGCATTTAAAACGAATTCTATGAAACCAGTGGGGAAAAACCACCGGAGGCATTCCGGCTTTTTCGGCATAGTGATTCAATGTAATATCACCATATTCGGCTTTGCTGGTTGTGGCCGTGCTTAAAAGACCCGCAATTGAAAAGATTGATGCGGAAACCGCAAGGAAAAGGGTAAGGCTGAAGATTTTTTTCTTATTCATAGGCTCACCAGTTGAATAAAAAATATTAATCGGAGTTGTAAAAGAATTGATGAAGAATGGAGGCTACTTTAGCCGAATTGGAAAAGTGTGTCAATAGGAATTTTCAGTTATTTTTATGATTTTATTCATCAAAGGAAAATTGGGTAAAATAATCAATCGGTACAGGAGGGTTTTCGGGCCTGCCAGGGTTAAGCCCAAGAACAGCGATAGAAAGTTGTCATTGCGAGCGAAGCGAAGCAATCTCGCCATCGTGAACCGAGATCGCCACGCACCCTGCGGGCGCTCGCGATGACAGGCAAAACAAGGAGTTACAAATCCTATCGCTGTTCTTGAGGGAGAAGCTGACCATTCTCTTCTCTCTGATTTCGACGAGAAAGAGGTCAAGCGGTTTTATGAATCGATGGAGCTTGCCCGCTCTTTCGATGAGAAAGCCCTTCATTTACAACGTCAAGGCAGATTGGGGACTTACGCTTCTATCAGGGGTCAAGAGGCTATCCAGGTCGGCGCAGGTCTGGCTCTTCAACCTTCGGATTGGTGGTTTCCCGCCTTTCGGGATATCGGTATTTCGATCATCAGAGGCCTTCCTTTAAAAAACCTTTTTTTTTACTGGTCCGGGGATGAAAGAGGAAATGTCATTCCTCCAAACCAGAACGACTTCCCGATCGCGATTCCTGTGGGAACCCATATTCCCCATGCCGTCGGCGCCGCCTGGGGGGCTAAAATCAAAGGCGATCCGATTGCCGTGCTGGTTACTTTTGGCGATGGAGCGACGTCAAAAGGAGATTTTCACGAAGGGATGAATCTTGCCGGGGTTTTTTCCCTCCCCGTGGTTTTTTTATGTCAAAACAATCAATGGGCCATATCCGTCCCCCGGTCGAGGCAAACGGCCTCCCAAACCCTGGCTCAAAAAGCCATTGCTTATGGAATGACCGGCGTTCAAATTGATGGTAACGATGTTTTCGGGGTGCATCAAACGACCAAAGCGGCGTTGGAAAAGGCCCGTAAGGGAGGCGGACCGACCTTTATCGAAGCTGTGACCTATCGGATGGGAGATCATACAACGGCTGACGATGCCTCACGCTACCGGTCGTCTGAAGAGGTTAAAGAGTGGGAAAAGAAGGACCCGATTCTTCGGCTAAAACAGTATATGAAAAATAAAAACTGGTGGACACAGTCCTATGAAGACCAGGTCAATCAAAACAGCCAGAATCGGATCTTGGAAGCGGTTAAAGAATATGAAGAATCCCCGCCTGTCGACCCCGGGGAAATATTTGACTATGTGTTTGAAAAACCAACGCCCGATCTGGTTGAACAGAAGAAAATTTTTCGGAAGAAAAAGTGAAGATGGAAAAATTGACGCTTGTTCAAGCCATTAATCTGGCCCTGAAAGAGGAGATGGCAAGCAATCCCAATGTTGTTGTGATGGGAGAAGACGTCGGTAAAGATGGCGGTGTCTTCCGCGCAACGGTAGGATTACTTGAAGCGTTCGGTGAAAAACGGGT is a window from the Nitrospirota bacterium genome containing:
- a CDS encoding metal ABC transporter permease; amino-acid sequence: MAEFLHYGFMQRALLSSILIGTLCSIIGVFVILKGLSFIGAGTSHAAFAGVTLGYLIQFNPFVLAIVFGLGTVWTIGALYEKGKSELDVSTGIFYTLTMALAILFIGLMKVYNAEVYGYLFGSILSVTPADLEIMLGLGGVVLFLIFLFYKEFHFITFDQDMAEASGIPARRFFFLLLTLISLTIVISFKAVGALLVFAMVIIPAASAYQFACRMKTMMALSIGFGVFASIGGVIISYEYDLPSGATIVLLAAFLFFLSILFSKKKKRFGLFN
- a CDS encoding metal ABC transporter ATP-binding protein, with the translated sequence MNIETTRTQPNSALIHFENATFGYSTTTPALKDLSLEIREGEFIGVIGPNGSGKTTFLRAILGLILPQSGRLHILDCDCEKLQCRHRAKIGYVPQKDNVDPHFPITVFETVLMGRYSSLGLFKRPGEKDNEIVMKSLENVSMASFRNTPLGNLSGGQQRRVFIARALAQLPQILLLDEPTTGIDSPTSHTIIELIRKLHKELHLTIIFVTHEINTISPYIDRLVLLNKSLIAVGKPKEVLVNETLAKVYGKEVMILERERGAYVIMEDHHG
- a CDS encoding zinc ABC transporter substrate-binding protein, with protein sequence MISKRPGPGKIVLRKRFSVLSIVIFVVLIFPWAVPFAARADEAKINVVTTLSVLKDFVEQIGQTRVSVSSLLTGMESEHTYTPKPSDILAIKKAQILVQIGLGLEVWVQGLISNAENPGLLVLTTSDGIPLIREEEKHIESDDARHNEAGNPHIWLDPENAKNMVRKITEGLIKKDPAGKDFYLKNQGIYLMKLDGMETSLLNELKVLKNKTIVTQHSAWPYFTRRFGFRVAGNIMTQIGSEPSAKQVKDLINLIRKNNIRVIISEPQLSPKIPQILAAETGAKLIVLSPLTGAIPGTETYLSLIEYNVRQMIEAIQH
- the rsmI gene encoding 16S rRNA (cytidine(1402)-2'-O)-methyltransferase — encoded protein: MSQGVLYIIPTPIGNLEDMTLRALRILKEVDVLASEDTRHTQKLLSHFEISKVLTSYHDFNKEEKAPILLQFLKEGRNVGLVCDAGTPTISDPGYLLINQAIDHGIRVIPLPGPSALLTALSGSGLPTDAFIFNGFLPKKKTARLRVIDELKDEKKTLIFFETPHRILKILEEFYSVFGERRVVIARELTKKFEEFIYGTLSGIVKKKWAVKGEITLLIEGRRKKSTDSQFKESEHHQGEE
- a CDS encoding cupredoxin domain-containing protein, coding for MTIFILLGLFFSPLTVYGEEPQTYDIQVLLNSYKFVPDKLTIKVGDTIVWHNNDERQHVLASVPGSGPTEDLEIFADNFHPGTLYSHTFKEPGDYPFFCFIHNKMTGLITVLGKEK
- the pdhA gene encoding pyruvate dehydrogenase (acetyl-transferring) E1 component subunit alpha, producing the protein MAVLEGEADHSLLSDFDEKEVKRFYESMELARSFDEKALHLQRQGRLGTYASIRGQEAIQVGAGLALQPSDWWFPAFRDIGISIIRGLPLKNLFFYWSGDERGNVIPPNQNDFPIAIPVGTHIPHAVGAAWGAKIKGDPIAVLVTFGDGATSKGDFHEGMNLAGVFSLPVVFLCQNNQWAISVPRSRQTASQTLAQKAIAYGMTGVQIDGNDVFGVHQTTKAALEKARKGGGPTFIEAVTYRMGDHTTADDASRYRSSEEVKEWEKKDPILRLKQYMKNKNWWTQSYEDQVNQNSQNRILEAVKEYEESPPVDPGEIFDYVFEKPTPDLVEQKKIFRKKK